The Geotalea uraniireducens Rf4 genome window below encodes:
- a CDS encoding sensor histidine kinase, producing the protein MTEETVQIGKNAQTTWKTAPTWIFVEIMLAIFIVESLDMVLLHYAFPSLSIFAKVVLDGLILLVFLSPALYLLILKPFLRQNEERKRYEADLADAFAELHDRNRFIESILTHIQSGIIVTDPDMRINLANDYVSHFFGRNSAELIGAELAEVCPGIFASICAGIDAAEVAVNSSSNYLIVGFKRVDLKRVDGTLAGHIITFVDISEIIKFRNEMRKKERLATMGEVVARVAHEMRNPLFGITAAAQILAMELKLTAPQKELMNSLFTEARRMNHLVEELLDCSKEMILKKTPFDLVKALNESLSFNEVFIIEKKLNLQKRLPDGELTVVADPERVRQVMVNILKNAVDATATGGTIAVGLVKTGGDVSIHVTDSGPGIADDAIEKIFDVFYTTKKHGTGLGLSISRKIADAHDGALTASNNAGGGATFTFTLPVGAAA; encoded by the coding sequence GTGACGGAAGAAACCGTTCAGATCGGAAAAAATGCGCAGACTACCTGGAAAACTGCGCCCACCTGGATTTTTGTCGAGATAATGCTCGCCATTTTCATAGTGGAAAGTCTTGACATGGTGTTATTGCACTATGCATTCCCGTCTCTCTCCATATTTGCCAAGGTTGTGCTGGACGGTCTCATACTGCTGGTGTTCCTGTCTCCTGCCCTTTACCTGTTGATCTTGAAGCCTTTCTTACGCCAAAATGAAGAACGCAAGCGGTATGAGGCGGATCTTGCAGATGCATTCGCGGAGTTGCACGATCGCAATCGTTTCATCGAATCGATTCTGACCCATATTCAAAGCGGGATTATTGTCACCGATCCGGACATGCGCATCAATCTGGCAAATGATTACGTGTCGCATTTCTTCGGCAGAAACAGCGCCGAACTGATCGGCGCAGAACTCGCGGAGGTCTGCCCCGGAATCTTCGCCTCCATATGTGCCGGCATCGATGCTGCGGAAGTGGCCGTGAACTCCTCCTCGAATTATCTGATCGTCGGATTCAAACGGGTTGACCTGAAACGGGTCGATGGGACCCTTGCCGGGCATATCATCACCTTTGTCGATATTTCGGAAATCATCAAGTTCCGCAACGAAATGAGAAAGAAGGAGCGTCTTGCCACCATGGGGGAGGTTGTCGCCAGGGTTGCCCACGAGATGCGTAATCCGCTTTTCGGCATAACAGCCGCGGCGCAGATACTGGCGATGGAGCTGAAGCTGACCGCGCCGCAAAAGGAACTGATGAATTCCCTGTTCACCGAAGCGCGCCGCATGAATCACCTGGTGGAAGAACTGCTCGATTGTTCCAAGGAAATGATTTTGAAAAAGACCCCTTTTGACCTCGTCAAGGCACTCAATGAATCCCTCAGTTTTAACGAGGTATTCATCATCGAGAAGAAGCTCAATCTGCAAAAGAGGTTGCCCGATGGCGAACTGACGGTTGTTGCCGACCCGGAAAGGGTCCGGCAGGTGATGGTGAACATCCTGAAAAACGCCGTGGACGCCACAGCGACGGGCGGGACTATTGCGGTCGGGCTGGTGAAAACGGGTGGCGATGTTTCCATACACGTGACCGATTCCGGTCCGGGAATAGCCGATGATGCCATTGAAAAGATATTCGATGTCTTTTACACGACCAAGAAGCACGGCACCGGCCTGGGGCTTTCCATAAGCAGAAAGATAGCCGATGCCCACGACGGCGCTTTGACGGCGAGTAACAACGCGGGAGGCGGGGCGACATTTACCTTCACCTTACCGGTAGGTGCAGCAGCATGA
- a CDS encoding sigma-54-dependent transcriptional regulator — translation MRALVIDDENSIRLALTHFLSGRGYEVFQAGTGAEGLAVAQSALPDIVFLDQRLPDMEGEALLHPLTAPEIGASVIMMTAYVELDRAVQAMKNGAAYYFPKPLDLDQVADILASMEERLKLQHEAEHFRQLNGPPDDEPIIGESPQIIKIQRLISLLAKNSSTPVLILGESGSGKELVARSIHYRSGFSGPLVEINCASLSENLLESELFGHEKGAFTDARETKRGLFEIAGAGTIFFDELAEMPLSIQAKLLKVLDAGRFRRVGGLVDIRSNARFMAATNRDIAAMVKRGAFREDLYYRINVLPITVPPLRERGRDVVVLADYFARRIGNNMGKGKIGISPLAMGYLLDYNWPGNVRELKNIIERALILTTDREVLPGHLPFEIRQNKAAPSVSAGNERLRPLCEVEDEYIAHVLQVTGNNHSRTAATLGISRSTLLAKLKKKRQV, via the coding sequence ATGAGGGCGCTGGTAATCGATGACGAAAACAGCATTCGCCTTGCCTTGACCCATTTTCTTTCCGGTCGCGGTTATGAGGTTTTTCAGGCAGGGACGGGAGCGGAAGGGCTTGCCGTAGCGCAATCGGCCTTGCCTGACATAGTGTTTCTGGACCAGCGGCTCCCCGATATGGAGGGTGAAGCGCTCCTGCACCCCCTGACCGCCCCGGAAATCGGCGCCAGCGTCATAATGATGACCGCTTACGTGGAGCTTGACAGGGCTGTTCAGGCCATGAAGAACGGTGCTGCGTATTATTTCCCCAAACCCCTTGATCTGGATCAGGTCGCCGACATTCTTGCGAGCATGGAAGAGCGGCTGAAGCTGCAACATGAGGCCGAACATTTCAGGCAACTGAACGGTCCGCCGGACGACGAACCGATCATCGGCGAATCGCCGCAGATAATAAAGATTCAGCGGTTGATCTCGCTGCTGGCGAAAAACAGTTCCACGCCGGTTTTGATACTGGGCGAATCGGGGAGCGGCAAGGAACTGGTGGCCAGGTCCATCCATTACCGGAGCGGCTTTTCCGGGCCGCTGGTGGAGATCAATTGCGCCTCGCTATCGGAAAACCTCCTTGAGTCTGAACTCTTCGGTCATGAAAAAGGCGCTTTTACCGATGCCAGGGAAACCAAGAGGGGGTTGTTTGAAATAGCCGGCGCCGGCACAATCTTCTTCGATGAACTGGCGGAAATGCCCCTCTCCATCCAGGCAAAACTGCTGAAGGTCCTCGATGCCGGGAGGTTCAGGCGGGTGGGGGGGCTTGTTGACATAAGGAGCAATGCCAGGTTCATGGCGGCCACAAACAGGGATATCGCTGCCATGGTCAAGAGGGGGGCATTCCGCGAAGACCTTTATTACCGGATCAATGTCCTGCCGATTACCGTTCCTCCGTTACGCGAAAGGGGCAGGGATGTGGTTGTCCTGGCTGACTACTTTGCCCGTCGCATAGGGAACAACATGGGCAAAGGGAAAATCGGCATTTCACCGTTGGCAATGGGTTATCTGCTTGATTACAACTGGCCCGGAAATGTGAGGGAGTTGAAAAACATCATTGAACGGGCACTTATTCTGACTACCGACAGGGAGGTCCTGCCCGGGCACCTTCCATTTGAAATCAGGCAGAATAAGGCGGCGCCGTCTGTTTCTGCTGGAAATGAGCGGCTGCGGCCACTTTGCGAAGTCGAAGACGAATACATTGCCCATGTATTGCAGGTTACCGGCAATAACCATTCCCGAACCGCGGCGACTCTGGGAATAAGCCGCTCGACCCTGCTGGCCAAACTGAAAAAAAAGAGGCAGGTGTAG
- a CDS encoding response regulator has product MLNKMLVVDDSSLIHQMYRLVMTRYKCEILDAMNGQEALDILALQNDIQLILLDINMPVMNGLQFLEKASVLGIAKRIPIVVISTEGKEEDTIRCLKLGARGYLKKPFNPSDLHDLIDRIMPGAVAAQVFNIC; this is encoded by the coding sequence ATGCTGAATAAAATGCTTGTTGTAGACGATTCATCGTTGATCCATCAAATGTACCGTCTCGTAATGACCCGCTACAAGTGCGAGATTCTCGATGCGATGAACGGCCAGGAGGCTTTGGATATTCTGGCGTTACAGAACGATATTCAGTTGATTCTGCTGGATATCAACATGCCGGTGATGAACGGGTTGCAGTTTTTGGAGAAGGCGTCGGTCCTGGGCATAGCCAAAAGGATACCGATCGTCGTCATCAGCACGGAGGGGAAGGAAGAAGATACCATCCGCTGTCTGAAGCTGGGGGCAAGGGGCTATCTGAAAAAGCCTTTCAATCCTTCGGATCTTCACGATCTCATTGACAGGATCATGCCTGGCGCGGTCGCAGCTCAGGTTTTCAACATCTGCTGA
- a CDS encoding chemotaxis protein CheW: MGDCEEIKLPSSGLAEDILAGFMEKAQEELNAKVVATEKVKGETIFHLVTFSLGREEYGVEISSVQEIIRAADITPVPGAPVHVNGVINLRGKIIPVVNLRRRFGLPEVEANEEQRIIIVEIGEKRLGMLVDSVSQVIRIPSAVIEDLPEEATSLDENYIKGVGKLESRLIIILDLNRSLLVALH; the protein is encoded by the coding sequence ATGGGGGACTGTGAAGAGATAAAGCTTCCGTCTTCGGGCTTGGCGGAGGATATCCTGGCCGGGTTCATGGAAAAGGCTCAGGAAGAGCTGAACGCGAAGGTTGTAGCCACGGAAAAGGTCAAGGGGGAAACCATATTCCACCTGGTTACCTTTTCCCTGGGGCGCGAAGAGTATGGCGTGGAGATAAGCAGTGTCCAGGAGATCATCAGGGCTGCCGACATTACGCCGGTGCCGGGTGCGCCCGTCCACGTCAACGGAGTAATCAACCTGCGGGGAAAAATCATCCCGGTGGTTAATCTCAGAAGGCGTTTTGGACTGCCGGAAGTCGAGGCAAACGAGGAACAGCGGATCATCATTGTCGAGATCGGCGAGAAACGGCTGGGGATGCTTGTAGACAGCGTTTCCCAGGTGATCAGGATCCCATCGGCGGTCATCGAGGATCTGCCGGAAGAGGCGACAAGTCTCGACGAGAACTACATAAAGGGGGTCGGCAAGCTGGAGAGCCGTCTTATCATCATCCTCGATCTCAATCGCTCGCTTTTGGTCGCATTGCATTAA
- a CDS encoding CheR family methyltransferase, whose translation MKDRAFNSIEQFVHDRSLLHFQGHKRQVLKSKLKERLARLNLPDLGAYLELLKTSSREEAALLDLITTNETFFFRNPAQFRFLMEKIIPGLEEEKGRAVVRSWGEAEPLSPASIMKLRILCAGCSTGEEPYSVAMALLEALRYPKAWNIEILAGDLSESCIKSAATGHYEDERLKGLPADYLDRYMEPTAGGFIVNDEVKKLVRFCSFNLGSIINGESFPGTGEGFAGFDLIFCRNVMIYFSVETQQRLVYALFHLLAPGGYFFTGDAEALHIYDHDFRSVHDAGCLIYRKMETREHG comes from the coding sequence ATGAAAGATCGAGCGTTCAACAGCATAGAACAGTTTGTGCATGACCGAAGCTTGCTTCATTTTCAGGGACATAAGCGGCAGGTTCTGAAGAGTAAGCTTAAGGAGCGTCTTGCCCGGTTAAACCTGCCGGACCTTGGTGCTTATCTCGAACTGCTGAAAACGTCCAGCCGCGAGGAAGCAGCGCTGCTCGATCTGATTACGACCAATGAGACATTCTTCTTCAGGAATCCTGCGCAATTTCGTTTCCTGATGGAGAAGATCATTCCCGGTTTGGAGGAAGAAAAGGGGCGGGCGGTCGTCCGATCCTGGGGAGAGGCTGAACCGCTCTCCCCCGCCTCCATTATGAAACTACGCATTCTTTGCGCCGGCTGTTCGACCGGAGAAGAACCCTATTCCGTGGCGATGGCTCTTCTCGAAGCGCTTCGCTATCCCAAGGCTTGGAACATCGAGATACTTGCAGGCGATTTGAGCGAGAGCTGCATAAAAAGCGCTGCAACCGGTCATTACGAGGATGAAAGGCTGAAAGGACTGCCGGCGGATTATCTCGACAGATACATGGAGCCGACAGCTGGCGGCTTTATCGTTAATGACGAGGTTAAAAAGCTTGTCAGGTTTTGTTCGTTCAATCTCGGCAGCATCATAAATGGCGAGAGTTTTCCCGGGACAGGCGAGGGTTTTGCCGGCTTCGACCTGATTTTTTGCCGGAACGTGATGATATACTTTTCCGTCGAGACTCAGCAACGCCTGGTGTATGCCCTGTTTCATCTCCTTGCGCCCGGTGGGTATTTCTTCACCGGTGATGCCGAAGCCCTGCATATATACGATCATGATTTCCGGTCCGTTCATGATGCGGGTTGTCTTATTTATAGAAAGATGGAGACGCGGGAACATGGTTAA
- a CDS encoding HEAT repeat domain-containing protein, with protein MVKPFDDREPVEISLDGKSVEDLLLLVGDEDQGCKPEAMDRILSMGLEANFPVLEKAVRNDFDADLRNGAMEVLVRFGKQAVPDLLNLLQDENEEVRNFSAVMLGDISSRQAVGPLIEALRDRDINVRHAAAEALGKIGDHAALLPLIELLKEDFWLQYPAIVAMGEMRDNRAVPQLLQLLDDEMLREPVIEALGKIGDTRAILHLAEMLCDPSDKLVAAAARALVAIQRAG; from the coding sequence ATGGTTAAGCCGTTCGATGACAGGGAGCCGGTAGAAATAAGTCTGGACGGGAAATCGGTAGAAGATTTACTGCTCCTGGTCGGTGACGAGGATCAGGGGTGCAAGCCGGAGGCCATGGATAGAATTCTTTCAATGGGGCTCGAAGCGAATTTTCCCGTACTGGAAAAAGCGGTAAGGAACGATTTCGATGCCGACCTGCGGAATGGTGCGATGGAGGTGCTGGTCAGGTTCGGCAAGCAGGCGGTTCCCGACCTGCTCAATCTGTTGCAGGATGAAAACGAGGAAGTAAGAAATTTCAGTGCGGTCATGCTGGGAGACATTTCCAGCCGGCAGGCTGTCGGTCCCCTGATAGAAGCGCTACGCGACCGGGACATCAATGTGAGGCATGCCGCTGCCGAGGCATTGGGCAAGATCGGAGACCATGCCGCACTGCTTCCCCTTATTGAACTGCTCAAGGAGGATTTCTGGCTGCAATACCCGGCAATCGTGGCCATGGGAGAAATGCGCGACAACCGGGCAGTGCCCCAGCTCCTTCAGCTTCTGGACGATGAAATGCTGAGAGAACCGGTAATCGAAGCTCTGGGAAAGATCGGCGATACACGCGCCATCCTTCACTTGGCGGAGATGCTCTGCGATCCATCGGACAAACTGGTTGCCGCGGCTGCCAGGGCGCTCGTGGCAATCCAGCGGGCAGGATGA
- a CDS encoding methyl-accepting chemotaxis protein, with protein MLANMKIGARLGLGFTLLLLLLIIVGCAGYWGVKTSTDTTIKMLKSDAMIAQHSARARADVLDMRRFEKDMFLNIRSKEKVAEYYEKWQQAQVLLAARIADLEKVVTLPKDREAVKKMKSDMEDYDKGLADVHGTIVAGRLLTPEAGNEAIARYKDEIHNLETLATDLAKDGVERMESKEKIMADLAKQTKQIIWVCILSAIFLSFITGLFLTRSITIPLGTAVDTANKLSAGDLTASVDVKSKDEVGQLMAAMNAMANNLRAMIAKIRDTSEQVASAANQISSSSNQLTKSAHSQASAAEETSSTMVQMAASIQTVASNADSLAGNADEVASTIQELGATSEQVAKGAEVMSSSVAETSATIEQMTVSIDKVAQNTDELASSVSETSSTIEQMTVSIEQVAGNSQELQQIVSETASIVEQVAGSIRQVALNVDEADAVAKSAAKEGYAGRQAVQEALASMNRVAGVIEKTAESILNLDKRSEEIGSIVKVINEIADQTNLLALNAAIEAARAGDAGRGFAVVAEEVRKLAERSVNATKEIGLVIKQVQVDTSNSVKYGELASKEAQASMELSGVAGNALENMVRSIECTSNLMSSISATTSEQASASTQVMLAVEKMSQSAAIVANAAREQALGGRQIRIAVERMNSLTQEVTGATREQTQGSRQIRIAVENMNNITGQVTIATREQALSARQIAEAVTAMNSLTQSVANATAEQKKGGEMVVTAVENISDITRENLSSVEELSKSAQSLSSQAVDLASLVAEFKVN; from the coding sequence ATGCTTGCAAACATGAAAATAGGGGCGCGTTTAGGCCTGGGTTTCACCTTGTTGCTGTTGTTGCTGATCATTGTCGGGTGTGCAGGGTATTGGGGGGTCAAGACCAGCACCGATACGACCATCAAGATGCTTAAAAGCGACGCCATGATCGCCCAGCATTCGGCCCGGGCCAGAGCAGACGTGCTTGACATGAGGCGCTTCGAGAAGGACATGTTCCTGAACATCCGGTCAAAGGAGAAGGTTGCCGAATACTACGAAAAATGGCAGCAGGCGCAGGTGCTTCTGGCGGCAAGGATCGCTGACCTGGAAAAAGTGGTGACGTTGCCCAAGGACAGGGAAGCAGTCAAGAAGATGAAAAGCGACATGGAAGACTACGACAAGGGACTGGCCGATGTCCACGGCACGATTGTCGCCGGCCGGTTACTAACCCCCGAGGCGGGGAATGAGGCCATTGCCCGATACAAGGATGAAATCCATAACCTGGAAACGCTTGCAACGGACCTGGCGAAAGACGGCGTCGAGCGGATGGAGTCCAAAGAGAAGATAATGGCGGATCTGGCCAAGCAGACGAAACAGATTATCTGGGTCTGCATTTTGTCGGCGATATTCCTGAGCTTCATAACAGGGCTTTTTTTGACGCGGAGCATCACCATTCCGCTGGGAACTGCCGTTGATACCGCCAATAAACTTTCCGCCGGCGACCTCACCGCCAGCGTAGATGTGAAGTCAAAGGACGAGGTCGGCCAGTTGATGGCGGCCATGAACGCGATGGCGAACAATCTGCGCGCCATGATCGCTAAAATACGCGATACGTCCGAGCAGGTGGCGTCCGCCGCCAATCAGATCTCCTCCAGTTCCAACCAGCTTACCAAGTCCGCCCACAGCCAGGCTTCCGCCGCAGAAGAGACCTCCAGCACCATGGTGCAGATGGCTGCCTCCATCCAGACAGTGGCCTCCAATGCCGATTCTCTGGCCGGCAATGCCGACGAGGTTGCTTCGACCATCCAGGAACTTGGCGCCACCAGCGAGCAGGTGGCGAAGGGCGCGGAAGTGATGTCGTCCTCCGTCGCCGAGACATCCGCAACCATAGAGCAGATGACGGTTTCCATCGACAAGGTGGCGCAGAACACCGATGAACTGGCTTCCTCCGTGTCCGAGACATCTTCCACCATCGAGCAGATGACCGTATCCATCGAGCAGGTGGCCGGCAATTCCCAGGAACTGCAGCAGATCGTCTCCGAAACAGCGTCCATAGTCGAGCAGGTAGCGGGTTCCATCAGGCAGGTGGCATTAAATGTGGATGAGGCGGATGCCGTGGCAAAGTCGGCCGCCAAGGAAGGCTACGCCGGTCGGCAGGCCGTCCAGGAAGCCCTGGCCTCCATGAACAGGGTAGCCGGGGTGATAGAGAAGACAGCCGAATCGATCCTCAACCTGGACAAACGCTCCGAAGAGATCGGGAGCATCGTCAAGGTCATCAACGAGATAGCCGACCAGACCAACCTTCTGGCACTGAACGCCGCCATAGAGGCAGCGCGGGCCGGCGACGCAGGAAGAGGCTTTGCCGTTGTGGCCGAAGAAGTGAGAAAGCTTGCGGAGCGAAGCGTCAACGCAACCAAGGAAATCGGGCTCGTGATAAAACAGGTGCAGGTCGATACCAGTAATTCGGTCAAATACGGCGAACTGGCCTCAAAAGAAGCACAGGCATCCATGGAACTTTCCGGCGTCGCCGGGAACGCCCTGGAAAACATGGTCAGGAGCATCGAATGCACCAGCAACCTGATGTCATCCATCTCCGCCACGACCTCGGAGCAGGCGAGCGCATCCACCCAGGTAATGCTGGCCGTGGAAAAGATGAGCCAGTCCGCGGCCATTGTGGCCAACGCCGCAAGAGAGCAGGCATTGGGCGGTCGACAGATCAGGATAGCCGTGGAGAGGATGAACAGTCTGACCCAGGAAGTGACCGGCGCCACCAGGGAGCAGACCCAGGGAAGCCGGCAGATCAGGATAGCCGTAGAGAACATGAACAACATCACCGGCCAGGTGACCATAGCCACCAGGGAACAGGCGCTATCCGCCCGCCAGATAGCAGAAGCGGTCACCGCCATGAACAGCCTGACCCAATCCGTAGCCAACGCCACCGCAGAACAGAAAAAAGGCGGGGAAATGGTGGTGACCGCAGTAGAGAACATCAGCGACATCACGAGGGAAAACCTGTCATCGGTAGAGGAGCTTTCCAAGTCCGCCCAGAGCCTGTCAAGCCAGGCGGTCGACTTGGCCTCGCTCGTGGCGGAATTCAAGGTGAACTGA
- a CDS encoding CheR family methyltransferase has product MDIPGAPVMTLEDFRMIKEFVAENFGLLLENEKEGYLSAKLLPRLEELRLSTFAEYYAYLKFAPGGAGERLKFISRITNNETYFFREEIQLRVFAEEALPALKEKKLRNDDRTIRIVSAGCSSGEEVYSLAMLVLESGCFAWNWDVKITGVDIDPKVIERAVAGVYSGRAFQSTPGQYQERYFRKCDNGFHVKDSVRAMCSFVQGNLLDLDDIVSESEVDIIFCRNVLIYFNDETVRKIVENFARFLVDGGLLFLGHSESLSRITRRYIPIRFPGAVVYRVRG; this is encoded by the coding sequence ATGGATATTCCCGGTGCACCTGTCATGACGCTGGAAGATTTCAGGATGATCAAAGAATTTGTCGCCGAGAACTTTGGTCTGCTCCTGGAAAATGAAAAAGAAGGTTATCTTTCGGCTAAACTCTTGCCCCGTCTCGAAGAACTGAGACTTTCAACCTTTGCCGAGTATTACGCCTACCTGAAATTTGCACCGGGGGGGGCCGGGGAACGGCTCAAGTTTATTTCCCGGATCACCAACAATGAGACCTATTTTTTCCGTGAAGAAATCCAGCTGCGGGTTTTTGCCGAAGAAGCGCTCCCTGCACTGAAGGAAAAGAAACTCAGGAATGACGACAGAACAATAAGGATTGTCTCAGCTGGCTGTTCCAGCGGCGAAGAAGTCTATTCGCTGGCAATGCTCGTTCTGGAATCCGGCTGTTTTGCCTGGAATTGGGACGTGAAGATCACCGGAGTGGATATCGATCCAAAGGTCATAGAACGGGCGGTAGCCGGTGTCTATAGCGGTCGGGCCTTCCAGTCGACACCAGGGCAGTACCAGGAACGCTACTTCAGAAAATGCGATAATGGCTTCCATGTTAAGGATTCAGTACGCGCCATGTGCAGTTTTGTCCAGGGGAACCTGCTGGATCTTGACGATATCGTCTCCGAATCAGAGGTTGATATCATATTTTGCCGAAACGTTTTGATATATTTTAACGATGAGACGGTAAGGAAGATCGTCGAAAATTTTGCAAGATTTCTTGTGGATGGCGGGCTCCTTTTTCTTGGCCACTCGGAGTCTCTTTCCAGAATCACACGTCGTTACATTCCCATACGCTTTCCCGGCGCCGTTGTTTACCGCGTGAGAGGTTGA
- a CDS encoding response regulator — protein MSNKPLKKILIVDDEQSILLSLSYALTTEGVEVITCSEIEQAEVALENTRFDLVITDIRMSGVNGIEGLELLSYIKDRYKTEVIIMTGYGTDEIEAEAYRRGAFHYFKKPIDITELLKTVAEIGVPVKNI, from the coding sequence ATGAGCAACAAGCCGTTAAAAAAAATCCTGATCGTGGATGATGAACAGTCAATCCTGTTGAGCCTCTCCTATGCACTCACGACCGAGGGGGTTGAGGTTATAACCTGCAGCGAGATCGAACAGGCTGAGGTGGCACTGGAAAACACCCGTTTTGACCTGGTGATTACCGATATACGCATGTCGGGAGTCAACGGAATCGAAGGGCTGGAACTTCTGAGCTATATCAAGGATCGATACAAAACCGAGGTGATAATCATGACCGGTTACGGTACGGACGAGATAGAAGCTGAAGCGTACCGGCGCGGCGCATTTCACTATTTCAAAAAGCCGATCGATATTACGGAATTGCTGAAGACGGTGGCTGAAATCGGCGTACCCGTGAAGAATATCTGA
- a CDS encoding chemotaxis protein CheA — protein MDTTIDMSVLLDEFLEDAAEHLEAAESSLLLLEKRVNDGLHDEGGVTLLLGNLHTLKGNAGMMGLTPLQQYVHKMESVLKQVVDGSLSLTSNLFESFYSAINSLRESLEKLAKNSAEPLDFSDELTLLEYLVSGGAERNGGISYGREKKDDFGYITQKSNTLKVNFEKLDDLLNLVGELVIQRTTLLAFEAKLKETVKDRAVIEAFSESSQLIGKSAADLREAIMKVRMLPVKVVFQRFNRLVRDLSHKHGKEINLVFEGEETELDKTVVDEIGEPLLHLIRNAVDHGIESPDERRMVGKPPVATVALRARHENNHMIVSVEDDGRGISIEKLKNSAVAKGLIDHQQARALTDQEALQLVFIPGFSTSREVTETSGRGIGLDVVKNAVTAFNGMIDIDSMHGAGTTFTIKLPLTLAIIASLMVEVSGEVFAVPLSGVLESIKIDKAEIHQVASGEIINLRDRILPIVRLNEFFGLNNTPTTEEMEYVVIVGSGEKRGGIIVDRLIGQQEIVIKAMDDYLGPLPGISGGTVLGDGSVALILDIGSLMGKTGRGGTDGGL, from the coding sequence TTGGATACTACCATTGATATGTCGGTATTGCTGGATGAGTTTTTGGAGGACGCGGCGGAACACCTGGAAGCTGCAGAAAGTTCGCTTCTGCTGCTGGAAAAGAGGGTAAACGACGGGCTGCACGACGAAGGTGGGGTCACACTTCTTCTCGGCAACCTGCACACCCTCAAGGGGAATGCCGGCATGATGGGGCTTACTCCGTTGCAGCAGTATGTCCACAAGATGGAGAGTGTCCTCAAGCAGGTGGTGGACGGCTCCCTTTCCCTTACATCAAACCTGTTCGAATCTTTTTACTCCGCTATCAATAGCTTGCGGGAATCTCTGGAAAAGCTGGCGAAAAACTCCGCCGAACCTCTCGATTTCAGCGATGAACTGACCCTTCTGGAATACCTCGTTTCCGGCGGCGCGGAGAGAAATGGAGGGATTTCCTACGGCCGGGAGAAAAAGGACGATTTCGGCTACATCACCCAGAAGTCCAATACGTTGAAGGTCAACTTTGAAAAACTGGATGACCTGCTGAATCTGGTGGGGGAACTGGTAATCCAGAGAACGACGCTTCTTGCCTTTGAGGCAAAGCTCAAGGAGACGGTCAAAGACAGGGCCGTCATCGAGGCGTTCAGCGAGTCGAGCCAGCTGATCGGCAAGAGCGCCGCCGACCTGCGTGAAGCGATCATGAAGGTCAGGATGCTGCCGGTGAAGGTGGTTTTCCAGCGTTTCAACAGGTTGGTGCGCGATCTTTCCCATAAACACGGCAAGGAGATAAACCTGGTTTTCGAAGGGGAGGAGACGGAGCTGGACAAAACCGTGGTCGATGAGATCGGCGAGCCTCTCCTGCACCTGATCAGGAACGCTGTCGATCACGGCATCGAGAGCCCGGATGAGCGAAGGATGGTCGGCAAGCCGCCTGTTGCTACTGTTGCCTTAAGGGCGCGGCATGAAAACAATCATATGATCGTCTCCGTAGAAGACGATGGCCGCGGAATCTCGATCGAAAAATTGAAAAATTCAGCTGTGGCCAAGGGGTTGATCGATCACCAGCAGGCGCGGGCTCTTACTGACCAGGAAGCGTTGCAGCTTGTCTTCATTCCCGGTTTTTCCACCAGCCGGGAAGTGACGGAGACGTCCGGCCGCGGCATAGGCCTGGACGTGGTAAAAAATGCAGTCACCGCATTTAACGGCATGATCGACATAGACAGTATGCACGGAGCAGGAACGACCTTCACCATCAAGCTGCCGCTTACCCTTGCAATCATTGCATCGCTGATGGTTGAGGTGTCAGGGGAAGTATTCGCCGTACCCCTTTCCGGGGTACTGGAAAGCATAAAAATCGATAAAGCCGAGATTCACCAGGTGGCAAGCGGGGAGATAATAAATCTCCGTGACCGGATTCTCCCCATCGTCAGGCTCAATGAATTTTTCGGGCTGAATAATACGCCAACGACGGAGGAGATGGAGTATGTGGTCATCGTCGGCAGTGGCGAGAAACGCGGCGGCATAATCGTTGACCGGCTCATCGGCCAGCAGGAGATCGTCATCAAGGCCATGGACGATTATCTGGGACCATTGCCCGGAATATCGGGCGGTACCGTGCTCGGGGACGGCAGTGTTGCCCTCATTCTCGATATCGGGTCGCTTATGGGAAAAACTGGAAGAGGAGGAACAGATGGGGGACTGTGA